The Streptomyces sp. HUAS CB01 genome has a segment encoding these proteins:
- a CDS encoding SUKH-4 family immunity protein, translating to MNFVVSPDEVRTAFGLTGVVYFPRYSNPHHRMNDRAALLLSSIGLPDTEWFMSRASLRADDSINLNEWYANKGTVPKECHDWLVLGMFADTTLALAPVTGTVYALGDGEGHLIYTAIHRDVESLVYSLTKFQLLQQELEDGDCDDAEDRVDALRTAITAFDPLPFADEESQWHLTFEEVIDGIW from the coding sequence ATGAACTTCGTCGTGTCCCCGGACGAGGTGCGCACCGCGTTCGGACTGACGGGTGTCGTCTACTTCCCCCGCTACAGCAATCCGCACCACCGGATGAACGACCGCGCCGCACTCTTGCTGAGCAGCATCGGCCTCCCGGACACCGAATGGTTCATGTCCAGGGCCAGCCTCCGCGCGGACGACTCCATCAACCTCAACGAGTGGTACGCCAACAAGGGAACAGTACCCAAGGAGTGCCACGACTGGCTGGTGCTCGGCATGTTCGCCGACACCACCCTCGCGCTGGCCCCGGTCACGGGCACGGTCTACGCCCTCGGTGACGGAGAAGGCCACCTCATCTATACGGCGATCCACCGCGACGTCGAATCGCTCGTCTACTCCCTGACCAAGTTCCAGCTCCTTCAGCAGGAGCTGGAAGACGGTGACTGCGATGATGCGGAGGACCGCGTCGACGCACTCCGCACCGCGATCACTGCATTCGACCCTCTCCCCTTTGCGGATGAGGAATCGCAGTGGCACCTGACCTTCGAAGAAGTCATCGACGGCATTTGGTAG
- a CDS encoding nucleic acid/nucleotide deaminase domain-containing protein: MGKTLPDELVEVLDLVGVAWPNIDEDEVRSTAKDYRHLAEGINDAITQGNRACAHIVSGKSKGKTVQAIDRRWGKLSTKDLKTFSKALDDLADALDDCAGFIEGCKIACITELGATAATATAGVIGMFFTAGLSGLLSAAAIAACRIALHEAIDYAIGQITEVVTDKIEAKILGKIEGLFTDVLDAHDDGKAGSYLSGTADMATDLAIEFDDFDKASGGYDETKRDFDKKKSLHKAGGGNRRGSVKKDSRFHKLATVMDKAEDAVDKKADETVHVLEKHGADIDKAKKEHKKNDKKTKEDIDACKDVRTYLLDADGTVRRLEADGDLKALDSTDKQRLDGILDDGKAYRPSTRAEREALSVADTHTTKVQSTKVDPYTDELGQATQLARYARNDYNGNNYAAGRYIDPDGRGESILVGYSEKSLHSERSIGYPLLNNGKQDGLKEVFTEREPCQKRPRCDAWLDKYFKEADTVHHTNTYDQNVSRHKRDIEHQKYMEELKAHHGR, translated from the coding sequence GTGGGCAAGACGCTGCCGGATGAGCTCGTAGAGGTTCTTGACCTTGTTGGCGTCGCCTGGCCGAACATAGACGAGGACGAGGTCCGGAGCACGGCCAAGGACTATCGACACCTTGCCGAGGGCATCAACGATGCGATCACGCAGGGCAATCGGGCCTGCGCTCACATCGTCAGCGGCAAGAGCAAGGGCAAGACGGTTCAGGCCATCGACCGGCGCTGGGGGAAGCTGAGCACCAAAGATCTCAAAACCTTCTCCAAAGCCCTGGACGACCTGGCGGACGCTCTCGACGACTGCGCAGGTTTCATCGAGGGCTGCAAGATCGCCTGCATCACCGAACTGGGTGCGACAGCGGCCACCGCCACCGCCGGCGTGATCGGCATGTTCTTCACCGCCGGTCTCAGCGGCCTACTGAGCGCTGCCGCGATCGCTGCGTGCCGGATCGCCCTGCACGAGGCGATCGACTACGCAATCGGCCAGATCACGGAGGTTGTGACCGACAAGATCGAGGCAAAGATCCTCGGGAAGATCGAAGGCCTGTTCACCGACGTGCTCGACGCCCACGACGACGGCAAAGCGGGGAGCTACCTGTCCGGAACGGCCGACATGGCCACGGACTTGGCGATCGAGTTCGACGACTTCGACAAGGCCTCTGGCGGCTACGACGAGACCAAGCGAGACTTCGACAAGAAGAAGTCACTGCACAAGGCCGGCGGCGGCAATCGGCGCGGCTCGGTGAAGAAGGACAGCCGCTTTCACAAGCTCGCCACCGTCATGGACAAGGCTGAGGACGCCGTCGACAAGAAGGCCGACGAAACCGTTCACGTGCTCGAGAAGCACGGAGCCGACATCGACAAGGCAAAGAAGGAACACAAGAAGAACGACAAGAAGACCAAGGAAGACATCGACGCCTGCAAGGACGTCCGCACCTACCTACTGGACGCCGACGGAACGGTGCGGCGCCTGGAGGCTGACGGCGATCTGAAGGCGCTCGACAGCACGGACAAGCAGCGATTGGACGGTATCCTCGACGACGGCAAGGCATACCGGCCCTCCACCCGGGCGGAACGTGAAGCGCTCAGCGTCGCGGACACGCACACGACGAAGGTGCAGTCGACCAAGGTCGACCCCTACACCGATGAGCTTGGTCAGGCCACGCAGTTGGCCCGGTACGCCCGCAACGACTACAACGGGAACAACTACGCCGCCGGGCGCTACATCGACCCCGACGGGCGCGGAGAGAGCATTCTGGTCGGCTACTCCGAGAAGAGCCTGCACTCAGAACGGTCGATCGGCTACCCCCTCCTGAACAACGGCAAACAGGACGGATTGAAAGAAGTATTCACAGAACGAGAGCCATGCCAGAAACGCCCCCGTTGCGACGCATGGTTGGACAAATACTTCAAGGAAGCCGATACCGTCCATCACACCAACACCTATGACCAGAATGTCAGTCGACACAAACGCGACATCGAACACCAAAAGTACATGGAGGAGCTGAAAGCTCACCACGGCCGGTAG
- a CDS encoding nucleic acid/nucleotide deaminase domain-containing protein, with the protein MPDQTPDSVTEHFGPDGMRRLTLSSLGAAVQDDVRAVLEQVGVPLSVTPYFRAAAESDGLTLGLHAGHHGLRCGESQAAWVRVGTDGLAHMAVSADGVVQAVFMDRVEPSMFVNSTVSAFGQCLAVLDRRLGVIAASTDLAGGAAAFRELNAELRLIDPGAFEGREYWWPRVLDDVRHALNIGFSAAIEYVDASGQKHIVTDATGPGKLHPEELIWHQLKDAGVDGQQVRRVYCELQACMMPGHYCAAWMAMEFPNAQFTHSFDYGDTAESREEGLKGLIRYTAEQASR; encoded by the coding sequence ATGCCAGATCAGACTCCGGATTCAGTCACCGAGCACTTCGGGCCGGACGGGATGCGGCGACTGACTCTGTCGAGTCTTGGTGCTGCCGTACAAGATGACGTGCGTGCTGTTCTGGAGCAGGTCGGCGTGCCCTTGAGTGTGACTCCGTATTTTAGGGCTGCGGCCGAATCGGACGGTTTGACCTTGGGCCTGCACGCCGGGCATCACGGGCTGCGTTGCGGCGAGTCGCAGGCGGCCTGGGTGCGCGTCGGTACGGACGGCCTGGCCCACATGGCAGTCAGCGCGGACGGTGTGGTGCAGGCGGTCTTCATGGACCGTGTGGAGCCGAGCATGTTCGTGAACTCGACCGTATCGGCGTTCGGTCAGTGCCTGGCAGTCCTGGACCGGCGCTTGGGGGTGATCGCTGCCTCGACGGATCTTGCCGGTGGGGCGGCCGCGTTCCGAGAACTCAACGCAGAGCTGCGCCTCATCGACCCCGGCGCGTTCGAAGGGCGCGAATACTGGTGGCCGCGGGTACTGGACGATGTACGCCACGCGCTCAACATTGGCTTCTCTGCGGCGATCGAATACGTGGATGCGAGCGGGCAGAAGCACATCGTCACGGACGCGACCGGTCCGGGGAAACTGCATCCGGAAGAGCTGATCTGGCATCAGCTCAAGGATGCTGGCGTCGATGGGCAGCAGGTCAGGCGTGTGTACTGCGAGTTGCAGGCGTGCATGATGCCCGGGCACTACTGCGCCGCGTGGATGGCGATGGAGTTCCCCAACGCGCAGTTCACGCATAGCTTCGACTACGGGGATACGGCTGAGTCCCGAGAGGAAGGACTCAAAGGGTTGATCCGGTATACGGCGGAACAGGCGTCCCGGTGA
- a CDS encoding topology modulation protein codes for MILDAPVTHLDAAFYDDGNTLATEEFPALQRDPVAQSKWVIDWNYNSTLQIRLEACDTVVLKDVSTVAALYGIFSRQIRHGDGHKSYGVHNCIHWDVTKYVATCRRKKRPRVIAKIEEFASGRADVVLLSNRRQTRRRLRLIAPEQRRTPSRRGRGAA; via the coding sequence ATGATTCTCGACGCCCCGGTCACGCACCTGGACGCCGCGTTCTACGACGACGGGAACACGCTGGCCACGGAGGAGTTCCCCGCCCTGCAGCGAGACCCGGTCGCGCAGTCGAAGTGGGTGATCGACTGGAACTACAACTCGACGCTGCAGATCCGGCTCGAAGCCTGCGACACGGTAGTCCTGAAGGACGTCTCGACCGTGGCCGCGCTGTACGGGATCTTCTCCCGACAGATCCGGCACGGTGATGGGCACAAGAGCTACGGAGTGCACAACTGCATCCACTGGGACGTAACCAAGTACGTGGCGACGTGCCGCCGCAAGAAGCGCCCCCGTGTCATTGCCAAGATCGAGGAATTCGCCTCGGGCCGTGCCGACGTGGTCCTGCTGTCCAACCGGAGGCAGACGCGCCGCCGGCTGCGACTGATCGCCCCCGAGCAGCGCCGCACTCCGAGCCGCCGGGGGAGGGGCGCTGCATGA
- a CDS encoding type ISP restriction/modification enzyme: protein MVVRARRRGTYEEAVRIAVSAFGAEVTPKLKGGGWQEDQLRGPLETLIRSVGRRLGFTVTLAGEVPLVDLRARPDYAVSVDGVLVGYIELKKPGRGADPSLYTGESAAQWEKLRLLPNVLYCDGDEFALYRSGQLSGSLAQMKGSVLTSGARLTPDGGALARLLHDFLTWQPKPPRTTTQLVRSVAGLCRLLCDEVAESMAQEKAGRRRRIFTEIAEEWRRLLFPETTDDEFVEQFGQTVVFALLLARVEGIAFEGESVHAIATKLGKRHSLMGKALDVLTEESATTGLRTTLDTLLRVVGAVEWSRLDDGSGDSYLLLYEDFLQIYDRELRVRTGSYYTPHGVVDAMVRLTEAILKRSFGIQTGFASSEVVVVDPAMGTGTFLLSILRRAAATITEEEGAGALGPRLRQMVGQRIVGFERQIGPYAVADLRMHALLKDYGSAAPRQGLRLLVADTLDNPRAEFNWIPHTYRPLAESRRQANKVKRDERVMVVIGNPPHDAVTQGAGKWIEAGDPNVGEAPPLDAFRLAGNGTYESKLSNLHVFFWRWATWKVFDAHEDAPFGVVAYITPKAWLKSRAFAGMRRYLRTVADEGWVIDLSPEGQRSAVANRLFPDVAQELCIAVFVRRRGDRREGSALVHHLKVHGHRNEKAQRLLEVTLDDPEWRDCATGDTDPFLPEGDDLWMSAPLLRDLMPWSSRGVTPGRVWVYAPDEATLHKRWRIFLSADASERRRLFGEARDRTIDSRVEPLAGTTGYDATPLRQERRLQPDPVQIGYRSFDRQVVMPDHRLMVVARPDLWRVRGDHQVFTVEQNAHPVINGPALVFSALIPDMDYFNGRSGCVRPLYRDAQGEFPNIAPVLLQVLSQRLATRVTPEEFLAYVAGLVSHPAYTERFRENLEDPGVRVPLTDDVHLWNRAVRIGRHVLWLHTYGDRFADHTDSRPRDMLRLPSGRPRCVVEIPDTEEGMPQALRYEPEEQRLWIGSGCIAPVPPSTRRYQVSGMNVLDKWFGYRRKEPAGKRRLELDHVVARRWSPEWTTELLTLLNILGLLVQEEPAQRELLDAVCSGPLISVRDLSDGGVLPVPHHTRGSVKRTARGERIPAP, encoded by the coding sequence ATGGTGGTACGAGCAAGGAGGCGCGGCACCTACGAAGAAGCCGTGCGAATAGCAGTTTCCGCATTTGGGGCCGAGGTCACACCGAAGCTGAAAGGCGGCGGCTGGCAGGAGGATCAACTTCGCGGCCCGCTGGAGACGTTGATACGGTCCGTCGGGCGACGCCTCGGGTTCACCGTCACACTGGCGGGTGAAGTCCCGCTCGTAGACCTGAGAGCAAGGCCCGACTACGCGGTGTCGGTCGACGGAGTCCTCGTCGGCTACATAGAACTGAAGAAGCCGGGCCGTGGAGCTGACCCCTCCCTGTACACCGGGGAGAGCGCTGCCCAGTGGGAGAAGCTACGGCTGCTGCCCAACGTCCTGTACTGCGATGGGGACGAGTTCGCGCTGTACCGTAGCGGGCAGCTCAGTGGGTCGCTTGCCCAGATGAAGGGTTCAGTCCTCACATCGGGGGCCCGGCTCACGCCGGACGGAGGGGCGCTCGCCAGGCTGCTCCACGACTTTCTCACGTGGCAGCCCAAGCCCCCCCGCACGACTACGCAGCTGGTTCGATCCGTGGCCGGCCTCTGCCGCCTCCTGTGCGACGAGGTGGCCGAGTCGATGGCCCAGGAGAAGGCCGGCAGACGCCGGCGGATCTTCACAGAGATAGCCGAAGAGTGGCGACGACTCCTCTTTCCTGAGACTACCGACGACGAGTTCGTCGAACAGTTCGGTCAGACAGTGGTGTTTGCCCTCTTGCTTGCAAGGGTCGAGGGCATCGCCTTTGAGGGCGAATCTGTCCACGCCATCGCTACCAAACTGGGCAAGCGGCACTCCCTGATGGGGAAGGCACTCGATGTCCTCACCGAGGAGTCGGCGACCACAGGCCTACGCACAACCCTCGACACGCTGCTGCGGGTGGTAGGCGCAGTCGAGTGGAGCCGCCTCGACGACGGTTCCGGCGACTCGTACCTCCTGCTGTACGAGGACTTCCTGCAGATCTACGATCGTGAGCTTCGTGTGCGCACCGGCTCCTACTACACACCGCACGGTGTGGTGGATGCCATGGTTCGCCTCACCGAGGCGATATTGAAGAGGTCCTTCGGGATCCAGACCGGGTTTGCGTCATCAGAAGTGGTCGTCGTCGACCCTGCCATGGGAACGGGCACCTTCCTGCTGTCGATCCTCAGACGGGCAGCAGCCACCATTACCGAAGAGGAAGGGGCCGGCGCACTCGGGCCGAGGCTTCGACAGATGGTTGGCCAGCGAATCGTTGGCTTCGAGCGGCAAATCGGCCCGTACGCCGTGGCGGATCTCCGGATGCACGCGCTGTTGAAAGATTACGGATCCGCTGCACCGAGGCAAGGACTGCGCCTCCTGGTAGCTGACACCCTCGACAACCCGAGGGCCGAATTCAACTGGATCCCCCACACCTACCGCCCTCTCGCCGAGTCCCGCCGACAAGCCAACAAAGTCAAGCGAGACGAGCGTGTCATGGTAGTCATCGGCAATCCACCCCACGATGCCGTTACTCAAGGCGCGGGAAAATGGATCGAGGCAGGCGATCCGAACGTCGGCGAGGCACCACCGCTCGACGCCTTCCGGTTGGCCGGGAACGGTACCTACGAGTCGAAGCTCTCCAACCTCCACGTCTTCTTCTGGCGCTGGGCGACCTGGAAGGTCTTCGACGCCCATGAGGACGCACCGTTCGGTGTGGTTGCCTACATAACGCCGAAAGCCTGGCTGAAGAGCCGCGCCTTCGCCGGCATGCGCCGCTACCTGCGTACAGTGGCCGACGAAGGGTGGGTCATCGACCTCTCGCCCGAAGGTCAACGATCCGCCGTGGCGAACCGTCTCTTCCCAGACGTTGCCCAGGAGTTGTGCATCGCAGTATTCGTGCGTCGACGAGGCGACCGTCGCGAAGGCAGTGCTCTCGTACACCACCTGAAAGTGCACGGGCATCGAAACGAAAAGGCCCAGCGCTTGCTCGAGGTGACCCTCGACGATCCGGAGTGGCGGGATTGCGCCACAGGGGACACGGACCCCTTCCTCCCTGAAGGAGACGACCTGTGGATGAGCGCACCCCTTCTCAGAGACCTGATGCCGTGGTCATCGCGCGGGGTGACGCCCGGCCGGGTCTGGGTCTACGCACCAGATGAGGCGACCCTCCACAAGCGATGGCGGATCTTCCTCAGCGCCGACGCGTCCGAGCGCAGGAGACTCTTCGGAGAGGCCAGGGACCGCACGATCGACAGCCGAGTGGAGCCTCTTGCCGGCACGACCGGGTATGACGCAACTCCGTTACGACAGGAGCGGCGTCTTCAGCCCGATCCTGTCCAGATCGGGTACCGGTCCTTCGACCGGCAGGTGGTCATGCCGGACCACCGCCTGATGGTCGTCGCCCGGCCCGATCTTTGGCGCGTTCGGGGCGACCATCAGGTGTTCACCGTGGAACAGAACGCCCACCCTGTCATCAACGGACCGGCCCTCGTGTTCAGTGCACTGATCCCGGACATGGACTACTTCAACGGACGCAGCGGCTGTGTCCGGCCGCTCTACCGCGATGCGCAGGGCGAGTTCCCCAACATCGCCCCCGTCCTCCTGCAGGTGCTCTCACAACGACTTGCCACGCGGGTAACGCCCGAAGAGTTCCTGGCCTACGTCGCTGGGCTTGTCTCGCATCCCGCTTATACCGAGCGGTTCCGGGAGAACCTCGAGGACCCTGGCGTCCGAGTGCCGCTGACTGATGATGTTCATCTGTGGAACCGCGCGGTTCGCATCGGCCGCCACGTGCTGTGGCTGCATACGTACGGAGACCGCTTCGCGGACCACACCGACAGTCGTCCGCGCGACATGCTGCGACTTCCGTCGGGACGTCCCCGCTGTGTCGTGGAGATACCCGACACCGAGGAAGGGATGCCGCAGGCCCTCCGATACGAGCCGGAGGAGCAACGGCTATGGATCGGATCGGGATGCATCGCGCCGGTTCCGCCATCCACCAGGCGCTATCAGGTCTCCGGGATGAACGTCCTGGACAAGTGGTTTGGCTATCGCCGGAAGGAGCCGGCAGGTAAGCGACGACTAGAACTCGACCATGTGGTGGCCCGCAGATGGTCTCCCGAGTGGACGACAGAGCTGCTCACGCTGCTCAACATCCTCGGACTGCTGGTGCAAGAGGAACCTGCTCAACGAGAACTGCTGGATGCGGTGTGCTCTGGCCCTCTCATCTCTGTGCGGGACCTGTCGGACGGAGGTGTCCTTCCTGTCCCACACCACACAAGGGGTTCCGTCAAGCGTACTGCTCGGGGTGAAAGAATTCCCGCTCCGTGA
- a CDS encoding AAA family ATPase, with the protein MSSTPAPPSSPTTSQPSSVPQAGAGGKARPGELRAAVAQIMSANPTAWFTVTDLAKTLGHSGGAVGNACETLLHRGEAVRQGIKPRMYQANTATAHAARTSSTLPNTPSPTPSVPRPAAAPQSLTTAPSGRPQPVSRPNGQHYHPRSLANLPDVEALQRLRDANVPVLLYGPPGTGKTSLIEAAFSDLITVAGDGDTTVGDLIGEYTQNTKGGYEFVYGPLITAMQEGRALLLDDATLISPKVLAALYPAMDGRRQIQVKAHKGETITATEGFYVIAGHNPGVHGAVLTEALASRFSMQIQVGSDYDLAAALKINRTAVRIARNLATLQQAGDTGWAPQLRELIAFQKITDVLGEEAAFANLVGIAPLEDRDTVAEIVTKATGRTVTALALGRQL; encoded by the coding sequence ATGAGTTCCACCCCTGCCCCGCCCAGCTCGCCCACGACCTCCCAGCCGTCCTCGGTCCCGCAGGCAGGAGCGGGTGGGAAGGCCCGCCCCGGGGAACTCCGGGCGGCCGTCGCCCAGATCATGTCGGCGAACCCGACCGCTTGGTTCACGGTCACGGACCTCGCCAAGACGCTGGGGCACTCGGGCGGCGCAGTTGGCAATGCCTGCGAGACCCTCCTGCACCGGGGCGAGGCAGTGCGGCAGGGGATCAAACCACGCATGTACCAGGCGAACACCGCCACCGCCCACGCTGCCCGGACCAGCTCCACACTGCCCAACACCCCGAGCCCCACACCCTCAGTGCCCCGACCAGCTGCGGCCCCGCAGTCCCTCACCACCGCCCCGTCGGGCCGCCCGCAGCCCGTCAGCCGCCCGAACGGCCAGCACTACCACCCCCGTTCCCTCGCCAACCTCCCCGACGTGGAAGCCCTGCAGCGACTGCGGGACGCGAACGTGCCGGTGCTCCTGTACGGGCCGCCGGGCACCGGAAAGACCTCCCTGATCGAGGCCGCCTTCTCCGACCTGATCACCGTCGCCGGGGACGGGGACACCACCGTCGGTGACCTCATCGGGGAATACACCCAGAACACCAAGGGGGGTTACGAGTTCGTCTACGGTCCACTGATCACCGCCATGCAGGAAGGCCGGGCGCTCCTCCTCGACGACGCGACCCTGATCTCCCCGAAAGTCCTGGCAGCCCTGTACCCGGCCATGGACGGCCGCAGGCAGATCCAGGTCAAGGCACACAAGGGCGAGACGATCACCGCAACCGAAGGTTTCTACGTGATCGCCGGTCACAACCCCGGCGTCCACGGTGCCGTACTGACCGAGGCCCTCGCCAGCCGGTTCAGCATGCAGATCCAGGTCGGCTCCGACTACGACCTCGCAGCCGCCCTGAAGATCAACCGCACCGCAGTACGGATCGCACGGAACCTGGCCACCCTCCAGCAGGCCGGGGACACCGGCTGGGCCCCCCAACTACGCGAACTGATCGCCTTCCAGAAGATCACCGACGTACTCGGCGAAGAAGCCGCCTTCGCGAACCTGGTCGGCATCGCGCCCCTCGAGGACCGGGACACGGTCGCGGAGATCGTCACCAAAGCCACCGGCCGAACCGTCACAGCCCTCGCCCTCGGCCGCCAACTCTGA
- a CDS encoding HNH endonuclease family protein, which produces MKTMIMRAAVALTAGLALATLSTTAHAEGPERAPVLFQLQVGVSALQLATEDRTGYKRTSFKHWNAGANPSDGCNTRQEVLIAEAVELAAIGPGCTLTGGTWLSYYDDRLVTPAGSLDIDHVVPLAEAWDSGASSWTAARREAYANDLGQGTSLVAVTAKSNRSKADQDPAEWLPTSPQAWCRYGAEWTATKLRWGLAVDEAERAQLLEIAAGCKETIASFTPAP; this is translated from the coding sequence ATGAAAACCATGATCATGCGGGCTGCCGTCGCGCTGACGGCTGGGCTTGCCCTGGCCACCCTGTCGACAACTGCGCACGCCGAGGGCCCAGAAAGGGCACCCGTACTCTTTCAGCTCCAGGTCGGAGTCTCGGCGCTGCAGCTCGCGACCGAGGATCGTACGGGGTACAAGCGGACCAGCTTCAAGCACTGGAACGCGGGAGCGAATCCGTCCGATGGCTGCAACACCCGTCAGGAGGTACTGATCGCCGAAGCTGTGGAGCTTGCGGCCATCGGGCCTGGGTGCACCCTGACCGGCGGGACGTGGCTTTCGTACTACGACGACCGGCTGGTGACTCCGGCCGGCTCACTCGATATCGACCACGTGGTCCCGCTGGCCGAGGCCTGGGACTCCGGCGCGTCAAGCTGGACTGCCGCAAGGCGGGAGGCCTACGCCAACGATCTCGGCCAGGGCACCTCGCTCGTGGCCGTCACCGCAAAGTCGAACCGATCAAAGGCCGACCAGGACCCGGCGGAATGGCTCCCGACGTCTCCACAGGCCTGGTGCCGTTACGGTGCGGAGTGGACCGCGACGAAGCTCCGATGGGGCCTTGCAGTCGACGAAGCCGAGCGCGCCCAGCTGCTTGAGATCGCGGCCGGCTGCAAGGAGACCATCGCCAGTTTCACCCCGGCACCGTAG
- a CDS encoding helix-turn-helix domain-containing protein, translating to MSDTKATDQLTGLAPYILTVYTQLVTFTEPATIDDIAHAAGTARSSTFKALTALEKRGLAFRDRGAKNGPNRRPDLWRAPHTQPTAPEPEEPPTKEEVAQPTPDSETVSGTAADTPEQAEYAPESEEAPADEPRKNCDSPAPDQAAETAALAVPLPAQRTESASPPRPAPMTATAGGTKRLAPGGLRQLVTDHLNAHPGEAFTATRISRVIDRSSGAIANALVTLAKQGVAEQVTERPRTYRATPPRQAE from the coding sequence ATGTCCGACACCAAAGCCACCGACCAACTGACAGGACTGGCCCCCTACATCCTCACCGTCTACACCCAACTGGTCACCTTCACCGAACCGGCCACCATCGACGACATCGCCCACGCCGCCGGAACCGCACGCTCCAGCACGTTCAAAGCCCTCACCGCACTCGAGAAGCGCGGCCTCGCCTTCCGCGACCGCGGCGCCAAGAACGGCCCCAACCGCCGCCCCGACCTCTGGCGCGCCCCCCACACCCAACCCACCGCCCCCGAGCCCGAAGAGCCTCCCACCAAGGAGGAAGTAGCCCAGCCCACGCCAGACTCAGAGACCGTCAGCGGTACGGCCGCCGACACCCCAGAGCAGGCGGAGTATGCACCGGAGTCGGAAGAAGCGCCCGCGGACGAACCCAGGAAGAACTGCGACAGCCCCGCGCCCGACCAGGCAGCCGAAACCGCAGCCCTCGCAGTGCCCCTGCCCGCCCAGCGCACCGAATCCGCGAGCCCTCCCAGGCCCGCGCCCATGACCGCCACCGCAGGCGGGACCAAGCGCCTCGCCCCAGGCGGCCTCCGCCAACTCGTGACCGACCACCTCAACGCCCATCCCGGAGAGGCCTTCACCGCAACCCGGATCAGCCGGGTGATCGACCGCTCATCCGGCGCCATCGCCAACGCCCTCGTCACCCTCGCCAAGCAAGGCGTCGCCGAACAGGTCACCGAACGGCCCCGCACGTACCGAGCGACACCACCGCGACAGGCCGAATAG
- a CDS encoding extensin yields the protein MKQIAAREAISLLKTMTRVLCTVGILALIFTTVNVTRFATSRDVPLPIAILLDPMIGTALAGVLYVDARLASWGVSPPAWSTTLRWGAGCTAALMNSWESLWPDGQIGWPRRADPAAVLLHLAPALLLIALTETIAAYRRTVTDLLDRIDTDHRTEHDTATAQEATRPLTDGDTAPTADSSGPDADARVTDPPDRDPADVDRDVWTRAIELDDRTRAATGTPVTVWRLRQELRIGPRRAARIHERLADRRPIGTHRPPTDRPL from the coding sequence GTGAAACAGATCGCCGCCCGCGAAGCCATCAGCCTGCTCAAGACCATGACCCGCGTGCTGTGCACGGTCGGGATCCTCGCCCTGATCTTCACCACCGTCAACGTCACCCGCTTCGCCACCAGCCGCGACGTCCCGCTCCCCATCGCCATCCTCCTCGACCCGATGATCGGCACCGCCCTCGCCGGCGTCCTCTACGTCGACGCCCGCCTGGCCTCATGGGGCGTCAGCCCACCCGCCTGGTCCACCACGCTGCGCTGGGGAGCCGGGTGCACCGCAGCCCTCATGAACTCCTGGGAAAGCCTCTGGCCCGACGGCCAGATCGGCTGGCCCCGCCGAGCCGACCCCGCAGCGGTCCTCCTCCACCTCGCCCCCGCCCTCCTCCTGATCGCACTCACCGAGACGATCGCCGCCTACCGGCGCACCGTCACCGACCTCCTGGACCGGATCGACACCGACCATCGGACGGAACACGACACCGCCACCGCTCAAGAGGCCACCCGCCCGCTCACCGACGGGGACACCGCACCGACCGCCGACAGCAGCGGCCCGGACGCCGATGCACGCGTCACTGACCCGCCCGATCGCGACCCGGCAGACGTCGACCGCGACGTGTGGACGCGCGCGATCGAACTGGACGATCGGACCCGCGCTGCGACAGGAACGCCGGTCACTGTCTGGCGGCTGCGTCAGGAGCTGAGGATCGGCCCGCGCCGAGCGGCCCGGATCCACGAGCGGCTCGCCGACCGCCGGCCGATCGGCACCCACCGGCCACCGACCGACCGGCCGCTCTGA